In the genome of Columba livia isolate bColLiv1 breed racing homer chromosome 10, bColLiv1.pat.W.v2, whole genome shotgun sequence, one region contains:
- the ASPN gene encoding asporin, whose product MKEYTLLLFLALCSAKPLIGPSYFTLKNMMLQDMEEEDDDDDDDNSLFPTTEPMIPLTPFDLFPTCPFGCQCYVRVVHCSDLGLTSIPRYIPPDTRMIDLQNNKIKEVKEKDLQGLTSLYALALNNNKITKIHPKAFQSTQKLRRLYLSHNQLTEIPTNLPKTLAELRIHANKVKKIHKDVFKGMKSLHVLEMSANPLDNDGIEPGAFEGVNIYHIRIAEAKLTSIPKDLPSSLLELHLDDNKITAIELEDFNRYKDLQRLGLGNNKIKDVENGSFANIPSIREIHLEKNKLKKVPPGLPELKYLQVVFLHSNHIAKLGVNDFCPTGRRKKKALYSGISLFNNPVKYWEVEPSTFRCILARNSVQLGNFLK is encoded by the exons ATGAAAGAATACACACTCCTCCTCTTCTTGGCTTTGTGCTCTGCCAAACCTCTCATTGGTCCTTCATATTTTACACTAAAGAATATGATGCTCCAAGATATggaagaagaagatgatgacGATGACGATGACAATTCTCTATTTCCAACTACTGAACCAATGATCCCGCTAACTCCTTTTGATCTATTCCCAACATGCCCCTTTGGATGCCAGTGCTACGTGAGAGTTGTCCATTGCTCTGACCTAG GTTTGACATCAATACCACGCTACATTCCACCAGATACTCGTATGATTGAccttcaaaacaacaaaattaaagaGGTCAAGGAAAAAGATCTCCAAGGACTCACATCACTTTAT GCACTGGctttgaacaacaacaaaataaccaAGATCCATCCAAAAGCCTTTCAATCAACGCAGAAGCTACGACGACTCTATCTGTCCCATAACCAGCTAACTGAGATTCCAACAAATCTACCAAAAACTTTAGCAGAGCTCAGAATTCATGCTAATAAGGTTAAGAAAATCCACAAGGATGTATTTAAAGGAATGAAGTCTCTACATGTTTTAG AAATGAGTGCAAATCCTCTTGACAATGATGGAATAGAGCCAGGGGCTTTTGAAGGAGTGAACATCTATCATATAAGAATTGCAGAAGCTAAATTAACTTCAATTCCTAAAG ATTTGCCCTCCAGTCTACTGGAACTTCACTTAGATGACAACAAGATCACAGCAATTGAACTTGAAGATTTTAACCGGTATAAAGACCTTCAGAG GCTAGGCCTTGGgaataataaaatcaaagaTGTGGAAAATGGGAGTTTTGCCAACATACCAAGTATACGTGAAATccatcttgaaaaaaataagctcaAGAAAGTTCCTCCTGGATTACCCGAGCTGAAATACCTGCAG GTAGTCTTCCTTCATTCAAATCATATTGCAAAGCTGGGAGTGAATGATTTCTGTCCAacgggaagaagaaagaagaaagcattatACAGCGGCATAAGCCTCTTCAATAATCCTGTAAAATACTGGGAGGTTGAGCCTTCAACTTTCCGTTGCATTTTAGCCAGAAACAGTGTGCAACTTGGAAATTTCCTCAAGTGA